A window of Pseudomonas monteilii contains these coding sequences:
- a CDS encoding 30S ribosomal protein S5 gives MANNDQKRDEGYIEKLVQVNRVAKTVKGGRIFTFTALTVVGDGKGRVGFGRGKSREVPAAIQKAMEAARRNMIQVDLKGTTLQYATKSAHGASKVYMQPASEGTGIIAGGAMRAVLEVAGVQNVLAKCYGSTNPVNVVYATFKGLKAMQSPESIAAKRGKTVEEIF, from the coding sequence AGCGCGACGAAGGCTACATCGAGAAGCTGGTTCAAGTTAACCGCGTTGCAAAAACCGTCAAAGGCGGCCGTATCTTCACCTTCACCGCGCTGACCGTGGTAGGTGATGGCAAGGGCCGCGTCGGCTTCGGCCGTGGCAAATCGCGCGAAGTTCCGGCTGCGATCCAGAAAGCCATGGAAGCTGCTCGTCGCAACATGATCCAGGTCGACCTGAAGGGCACCACCCTGCAGTACGCCACCAAGTCCGCCCACGGCGCGTCGAAGGTGTACATGCAGCCTGCCTCCGAAGGTACCGGTATCATCGCCGGTGGCGCGATGCGTGCTGTCCTGGAAGTTGCTGGCGTCCAGAACGTTCTGGCCAAGTGCTACGGTTCGACCAACCCAGTGAACGTGGTCTACGCCACCTTCAAGGGTCTGAAAGCCATGCAATCTCCTGAATCCATTGCTGCCAAGCGCGGCAAGACCGTCGAGGAGATCTTCTGA
- a CDS encoding 50S ribosomal protein L30 — MATVKVTLIKSTAGRLPNHKLCVKGLGLRRIGHTVEVQDTPENRGMINKAYYMLRVEG, encoded by the coding sequence ATGGCAACCGTCAAAGTAACGCTGATCAAAAGCACCGCAGGTCGCCTGCCCAATCACAAGCTGTGCGTGAAGGGTCTGGGTCTGCGTCGCATCGGTCACACTGTAGAAGTCCAGGATACTCCCGAGAACCGCGGGATGATCAACAAGGCTTACTACATGCTGCGCGTCGAGGGTTAA
- a CDS encoding 50S ribosomal protein L15 has translation MKLNDLSPAPGSRREKHRPGRGIGSGLGKTGGRGHKGQTSRSGGTIAPGFEGGQQPLHRRLPKFGFVSLKAMDRAEVRLSELAKVEGDLITVQSLKDANVINQNVQRVKIMLSGEVTRAVTLKGIAATKGARAAIEAAGGKFEE, from the coding sequence ATGAAACTCAATGATCTGAGTCCAGCGCCGGGTTCCCGTCGCGAGAAGCATCGTCCGGGCCGTGGTATCGGTAGCGGTTTGGGCAAGACCGGTGGCCGCGGCCACAAAGGTCAGACCTCCCGTTCCGGTGGCACCATCGCTCCGGGCTTCGAAGGCGGTCAACAGCCGCTGCACCGTCGCCTGCCGAAGTTCGGCTTCGTTTCGCTGAAAGCCATGGACCGCGCCGAAGTGCGTCTGTCCGAGCTGGCCAAGGTGGAAGGTGACCTGATCACCGTTCAGTCCCTCAAGGACGCGAACGTGATCAACCAGAACGTTCAGCGTGTGAAAATCATGCTGTCGGGCGAAGTCACTCGTGCAGTCACCCTCAAGGGTATCGCCGCCACCAAAGGTGCGCGTGCGGCTATCGAAGCAGCTGGCGGCAAGTTCGAGGAATAA
- the secY gene encoding preprotein translocase subunit SecY (forms heterotrimeric complex in the membrane; in bacteria the complex consists of SecY which forms the channel pore and SecE and SecG; the SecG subunit is not essential; in bacteria translocation is driven via the SecA ATPase), which yields MAKQGALSSLGKGGMSELWARLRFLFLAIIVYRIGAHIPVPGINPDRLAELFRQNEGTILSLFNMFSGGALERMSIFALGIMPYISASIIMQLMTAVSPQLEQLKKEGEAGRRKISQYTRYLTVILALVQAAGMSIGLANQGVAFSTSLGFHFVAVATFVAGAMFMMWLGEQITERGVGNGISMLIFAGIVAGLPRAIGQSFESARTGDINIFALVAIGLLAVAIIGFVVFIERGQRRIAVHYAKRQQGRKVFAAQTSHLPLKVNMAGVIPAIFASSILLFPASLGAWFGQSEGMGWLQDISQSIAPGQPLNILLFSAGIIFFCYFYTALMFNPKDVAENLKKSGAFIPGIRPGEQSARYIDGVLTRLTMFGALYMTAVCLLPQFLVVAANVPFYLGGTSLLIVVVVVMDFMSQVQSHLVSHQYESLMKKANLKGYGGSSMLR from the coding sequence ATGGCTAAGCAAGGTGCTCTCTCTTCGCTCGGTAAGGGCGGGATGTCGGAACTCTGGGCTCGTCTGCGCTTCCTGTTCCTGGCGATCATCGTCTACCGGATCGGCGCGCACATCCCAGTGCCCGGGATCAATCCTGACCGCCTGGCGGAACTGTTCCGACAGAATGAGGGGACCATTCTTAGCTTGTTCAACATGTTTTCCGGTGGTGCGCTGGAGCGCATGAGCATCTTTGCACTGGGGATCATGCCGTACATCTCGGCATCGATCATCATGCAGCTCATGACCGCGGTCAGCCCACAGCTGGAGCAGTTGAAGAAGGAAGGTGAAGCTGGCCGTCGCAAGATCAGCCAGTACACCCGCTACCTCACCGTGATCCTGGCATTGGTCCAGGCCGCTGGCATGTCCATTGGCCTGGCCAATCAGGGTGTGGCGTTCTCTACGAGCCTCGGCTTCCATTTCGTCGCGGTCGCCACCTTCGTGGCCGGCGCGATGTTCATGATGTGGCTGGGCGAGCAGATCACCGAGCGCGGTGTGGGCAACGGTATCTCGATGTTGATCTTCGCGGGTATCGTCGCCGGTCTTCCGAGAGCAATCGGGCAGTCTTTCGAGTCTGCGCGCACAGGCGATATCAACATTTTCGCCCTGGTCGCCATCGGTTTGCTCGCAGTAGCGATCATCGGTTTCGTGGTGTTCATCGAGCGTGGTCAGCGGCGGATCGCCGTTCACTATGCCAAGCGTCAGCAGGGCCGCAAGGTCTTCGCTGCGCAGACGAGCCACTTGCCGCTCAAGGTGAACATGGCTGGGGTCATCCCGGCCATTTTCGCCAGCAGCATTCTGCTGTTCCCGGCTTCGCTGGGTGCCTGGTTCGGTCAGTCCGAAGGTATGGGCTGGTTGCAGGACATCTCGCAGTCGATCGCTCCTGGTCAGCCGTTGAACATTCTGCTGTTTAGTGCAGGGATCATCTTCTTCTGCTACTTCTACACAGCGTTGATGTTCAACCCGAAAGACGTAGCGGAAAACCTGAAGAAGTCCGGTGCCTTTATTCCGGGCATCCGTCCTGGTGAGCAGTCGGCGCGCTACATTGATGGCGTTCTGACCCGTCTGACCATGTTCGGTGCTCTATACATGACGGCCGTGTGCCTGCTGCCCCAGTTCCTGGTGGTGGCTGCAAACGTTCCGTTCTACCTTGGCGGGACCTCGTTGCTGATCGTGGTAGTTGTTGTGATGGACTTCATGTCCCAAGTACAATCGCACCTCGTTTCACACCAGTACGAATCCCTGATGAAGAAAGCCAACCTGAAAGGCTACGGTGGCAGCAGCATGCTGCGCTGA
- a CDS encoding 50S ribosomal protein L36: MKVRASVKKLCRNCKIIRREGVVRVICSAEPRHKQRQG; encoded by the coding sequence ATGAAAGTTCGTGCATCGGTGAAAAAGCTGTGCCGCAACTGCAAGATTATTCGCCGCGAAGGTGTCGTGCGAGTCATCTGCAGCGCGGAGCCGCGTCACAAGCAGCGCCAAGGCTGA
- a CDS encoding 30S ribosomal protein S13 — MARIAGVNIPDNKHTVISLTYIYGVGRTTAQKICADAGVNPAAKIKDLSDEQIETLRGEVAKFTTEGDLRRDINMKIKRLMDLGCYRGLRHRKGLPVRGQRTKTNARTRKGPRKPIRK; from the coding sequence ATGGCCCGTATTGCAGGCGTCAACATTCCAGATAACAAGCACACTGTTATCTCGCTGACCTACATCTATGGTGTCGGTCGCACAACTGCGCAGAAAATCTGTGCAGACGCTGGTGTCAACCCAGCCGCGAAGATCAAGGATCTGAGCGACGAGCAAATCGAAACCCTGCGTGGCGAAGTCGCGAAGTTCACCACCGAAGGTGACCTGCGTCGTGACATCAACATGAAGATCAAGCGCTTGATGGACCTGGGTTGCTACCGCGGCCTGCGTCATCGTAAAGGTCTGCCGGTTCGCGGTCAGCGCACCAAGACCAACGCACGCACCCGTAAGGGCCCGCGTAAGCCGATCCGCAAGTAA
- a CDS encoding 30S ribosomal protein S11, translated as MAKPAARPRKKVKKTVVDGIAHIHASFNNTIVTITDRQGNALSWATSGGSGFRGSRKSTPFAAQIAAERAGQAALEYGLKNLDVNVKGPGPGRESAVRALNGCGYKIASITDVTPIPHNGCRPPKKRRV; from the coding sequence ATGGCAAAACCTGCTGCTCGTCCTCGTAAAAAAGTCAAAAAGACAGTGGTTGATGGCATCGCCCACATCCATGCGTCTTTCAACAACACCATCGTGACCATCACCGACCGTCAGGGCAATGCTTTGTCCTGGGCGACCTCCGGTGGTTCGGGTTTCCGTGGTTCGCGCAAATCCACCCCGTTCGCCGCGCAGATCGCTGCAGAACGTGCTGGTCAAGCTGCGCTGGAATACGGTCTGAAAAACCTCGACGTCAACGTCAAGGGTCCAGGTCCCGGTCGTGAGTCCGCTGTTCGTGCACTCAACGGCTGCGGCTACAAGATCGCCAGCATCACCGACGTGACGCCAATCCCGCATAACGGGTGCCGTCCGCCGAAGAAGCGTCGCGTGTAA
- a CDS encoding 30S ribosomal protein S4 — protein sequence MARYIGPKCKLSRREGTDLFLKSGVRALESKCNIEAAPGVHGQRRGRQSDYGTQLREKQKVRRIYGVLERQFSGYYKLAASKKGATGENLLQLLECRLDNVVYRMGFGSTRAESRQLVSHKAISVNGKTVNIPSYQVRPGDVVAVREKSSNQLRIVQALELCAQRGRVEWVDVDAAKKSGVFKNVPARSDLSADINENLIVELYSK from the coding sequence ATGGCACGTTACATTGGTCCAAAATGCAAACTGTCTCGCCGTGAAGGCACTGACCTGTTCCTGAAGAGCGGCGTTCGCGCTCTGGAATCGAAGTGCAACATCGAAGCAGCCCCAGGTGTACACGGCCAGCGCCGTGGCCGTCAGTCCGACTACGGCACCCAGCTGCGCGAGAAACAAAAAGTTCGTCGTATCTACGGTGTTCTGGAGCGTCAATTCAGCGGTTACTACAAGCTGGCTGCCTCGAAAAAAGGCGCCACCGGCGAGAACCTGCTGCAACTGCTCGAATGCCGTCTGGATAACGTCGTCTACCGTATGGGCTTCGGTTCGACTCGCGCCGAATCCCGTCAGCTGGTTTCGCACAAGGCGATCAGCGTCAACGGCAAGACCGTGAACATTCCATCCTACCAAGTTCGTCCGGGTGACGTGGTCGCCGTTCGCGAGAAATCGTCGAACCAGCTGCGCATTGTTCAAGCCCTTGAACTGTGCGCCCAGCGTGGCCGCGTTGAGTGGGTAGACGTGGATGCTGCCAAGAAGTCGGGCGTTTTCAAGAACGTTCCTGCTCGCAGCGACCTGTCCGCCGACATCAACGAAAACCTGATTGTCGAGCTCTACTCCAAGTAA
- a CDS encoding DNA-directed RNA polymerase subunit alpha (catalyzes the transcription of DNA into RNA using the four ribonucleoside triphosphates as substrates. Dimerization of the alpha subunit is the first step in the sequential assembly of subunits to form the holoenzyme), which produces MQISVNEFLTPRHIDVQVVSPTRAKITLEPLERGFGHTLGNALRRILLSSMPGCAVVEAEIDGVLHEYSAIEGVQEDVIEILLNLKGLAIKLHGRDEVTLTLSKKGSGVVTAADIQLDHDVEIVNPDHVIANLASNGALNMKLTVARGRGYEPADSRQTDEDESRSIGRLQLDASFSPVRRIAYVVENARVEQRTNLDKLVIDLETNGTLDPEEAIRRAATILQQQLAAFVDLKGDSEPVVVEQEDEIDPILLRPVDDLELTVRSANCLKAENIYYIGDLIQRTEVELLKTPNLGKKSLTEIKDVLASRGLSLGMRLDNWPPASLKKDDKATA; this is translated from the coding sequence ATGCAGATTTCGGTAAATGAGTTCCTGACACCCCGCCACATCGATGTGCAGGTTGTCAGTCCAACCCGCGCCAAGATCACGCTCGAGCCTCTCGAGCGTGGTTTCGGCCATACCCTGGGCAACGCGCTGCGCCGCATCCTGTTGTCCTCCATGCCTGGCTGTGCAGTAGTCGAGGCCGAGATCGATGGCGTACTCCATGAGTACTCCGCGATCGAAGGTGTACAGGAAGACGTCATTGAAATCCTGTTGAACCTGAAAGGCCTGGCTATCAAACTGCACGGTCGTGACGAAGTTACGCTGACCTTGTCGAAAAAGGGTTCGGGGGTGGTTACCGCTGCCGATATTCAGCTGGATCACGATGTCGAGATCGTCAATCCCGATCACGTGATCGCGAACCTGGCGTCCAACGGCGCCCTGAACATGAAGCTCACCGTAGCTCGTGGTCGCGGTTACGAGCCGGCCGATTCCCGTCAGACCGACGAGGATGAAAGCCGCAGCATCGGTCGTCTCCAGTTGGACGCGTCGTTCAGCCCAGTGCGTCGTATCGCCTACGTGGTTGAAAACGCCCGTGTCGAACAGCGCACCAACCTGGACAAGCTGGTCATCGATCTTGAGACCAACGGTACCCTGGATCCTGAAGAGGCCATCCGTCGTGCCGCGACCATCCTGCAACAGCAGCTCGCTGCGTTCGTCGACCTCAAAGGTGACAGCGAACCGGTGGTTGTCGAGCAGGAAGACGAGATCGACCCGATCCTGCTGCGTCCAGTCGACGATCTGGAACTGACCGTACGTTCGGCCAACTGCCTGAAGGCGGAGAACATCTACTACATCGGTGACCTGATCCAGCGCACCGAAGTCGAGCTGTTGAAAACTCCGAACCTCGGCAAGAAGTCCCTGACCGAAATCAAGGACGTCCTGGCCTCTCGTGGTCTGTCTCTCGGCATGCGCCTCGACAACTGGCCGCCCGCAAGCCTTAAGAAAGACGACAAGGCGACTGCCTGA
- the rplQ gene encoding 50S ribosomal protein L17 (is a component of the macrolide binding site in the peptidyl transferase center) produces the protein MRHRKSGRHLSRTSSHRKAMFQNMAVSLFEHELIKTTLPKAKELRRVAEPLITLAKEDSVANRRLAFDRTRSKSAVGKLFNDLGKRYAARQGGYLRILKCGFRAGDNAPMAYVELVDRPVGGAVEAAE, from the coding sequence ATGCGTCATCGTAAAAGTGGACGTCACCTGAGCCGTACCAGCTCCCACCGCAAAGCTATGTTCCAGAACATGGCGGTGTCGCTGTTCGAGCACGAGCTGATCAAGACTACTCTGCCGAAAGCCAAGGAGCTGCGTCGCGTTGCCGAGCCGCTGATCACCCTGGCCAAGGAAGACAGCGTTGCAAACCGTCGTCTGGCCTTCGACCGTACCCGTTCGAAGTCTGCCGTAGGCAAGCTGTTCAACGATCTGGGCAAGCGCTACGCTGCCCGTCAGGGTGGCTACCTGCGCATCCTGAAGTGCGGTTTCCGCGCTGGCGACAACGCGCCTATGGCGTACGTCGAACTGGTTGATCGTCCAGTCGGTGGTGCTGTAGAAGCCGCTGAATAA